In Nocardia terpenica, the genomic window CCGCGGGCCGGGTCGACGGCGTGCGGATCGCCTACCCGGTGCAGGCCAACGAGGTCTTCGCGGCGCTGCCGCCCGAGGTCACCGACCGGCTGCGCAAGCGCTACTTCTTCCACGTCTGGGACGAGGACACCGGCGTCGTGCGCTGGGTGTGCTCCTTCGACACCACCCCGGACGACGTGGACGCCTTCGTCGCCGCACTGGCCGAGGAGGCGAGCGCCGCGCGACCGTTGACGCAATGATAGAAAGCGGCCTACATTATTTCATAACCCCGCTCGAAGGAGAGCCGCGATGAATCCCACGGTTGCGTCCCCGGCCATTCCCCGCAGGCACCCCGATTCTCCGCGCAAGGTCCCGGGCCTGCGTCCGTTCGCCCTGCTGATGGGCATCGGCAAGCCCTCTCCGCGGCAGTGGCGGGTCCTCGGGGAGGCGCTGCTGGTCGGTGACGAGCCGATGGATCGCCTCGTGGACTGGATGTGCGCCGAGGGCTCCGACCGGACCCGCCCGCTGTTCGAGCGCGCGCTGCACGCGGGCATCGCCTCCGTACCCGAGGCGCCGGAACCGTTGCGGGAGTTCTTCGTTCGCTACGAGACGGTGCCGGAGTGGGTGGACTGGGCCAAGATTCGCCGGGCCGAGCGGGTGTTCCGGGCCGGCGGCGCCGACGGACTGTACATCGCCCGCGACGTCGCGCTGCTGGGCGGATACCTGGCCTCGGGCTTCAACAAGACCCTGGTGCGCACCGGCGCGCTGGAGAAGGGCCCGGCGAAGCGCTTCGCCGAGACGTTGCAGTGGGCGCTGGACGTCAGCTCCGAGGAGGGCATGCGGCCGCTCGGGCCGGGCTACCGTTCCACCATCCGGGTGCGGCTCATCCACGCCTTCGTGCGGCGGCACGTCGCGGCGCTGCCGGACTGGGACACCGCCGAGTGGGGCGTGCCGATCAACCAGACGGATATGGCGGCAACGCTGGTGGGCGCGCTGATCTCGCCGTTCGTCGGCGCCATGCCGATGGGCATCGTGCCCACCCGGGCCGATCTGGACGCGGCCGCGCACCTGACCCGGTACGTGGGCTGGCTGATCGGGGTGCGGGACGAATGGCTGCCCAACGGTTTTCGCGATGCGGTGCGGCTGCTGTACCACTGCATGACCGCGATCACCAACCCCGACGAGACCACCCTGCAGCTGGCGATGCCGATGGGCGACGACCCGCTCGGCTGGCACTTCCGCAGCATGCCCGGATTGCGCGGGCGCATCGCACGCGCCCAGCACCTGTCCATCGCGAGCGCCTTCCTCGGCCCGCAGGCCATGCGGCGGCTCGGGCTGCCCGCCTATATGCCGCCGTGGTATCCGCTGCTGCGCATCCCGGTGAATCTGGCCCACAGCGGCGCGGCATTGTTGCTGCCGGGCGGCGCCGATCGGGCCGCCGCGCGCGGGCGGCGCGAACAGGAGGAGTTCCTGCGCCTGCTCGTCGGCGACGAACAGGCCGTGATCGGCGAATCCGTGCGGCATGTGAGCGACGCGGCCTGAGTCGCGCCGCGCCCGCGCCGTCGTCGCGGGCACACGCCGAGTGTTGCTGGAGCGATGCGAAATCGGCGTGTCTGCATCCGTTCCGGTCCGCTACCAGCCTCGGACGCCCGCGCGGCCGAGGCTGTTTCACGCAACCCATCGCACGCCACCTCGTCAACGCCTACGATTCACCGAGGCGATCGAGAACCGCGAGCAGGACCGAACATTGATGTAGCCCAATATTTGCCAACGCGGATGGTGGGATCGGTGCGAACCGGGCGATGTGGACTTGTCGGTGCGATGGGGCATGCTCTTGACACGCAGATGTCAACGAGCCCGCCCGGAGTGCACCCATGTCGTCCCGTCGAACGAAGCCACAACCGCTGTCCGACACCGAGATTCGGCAGATCGCCGCGGATATTGCGGGCGGCCGCCCACCCATGGTGTGGTTCACCGCCGCCGCCGTCGGCATCCCGGAGGGCCGTTCCGGGAAGGTGGTCGCGCTCGGTGAGCCCTCCGAGGGAGACTTCCTCCAGGTGCGGCCGACCGGATCCAAAGACGTGCTGTCGTTCTCGCCCACCGAAGTCACGCTGACCAAACCGGCCCGGCGCCAGCCCGCCGCGGCCGCGAAATCGAGCACCGCGAAAAAGACAACGGCAACCAGGAAGGACACCGCAGTGACCATGCCGCCGACCGTCCACACGCCCGCGCCCACCCCGGAACCGGCGAAACCCGCCGCCGCCGAACCGAATTCGCCCGCCAAACCGGCGGACGCCGCCCCCAAGCCCGCCGCCAAGCCGAGCGGCGCCGCCCCCAAGCCCGCGAAGTCCGCCGCGGCCCGCAAGCCCAAGGCCCCCGAGGTCACCGTCACCCTCTCCGGCACCACCGAGGGCGAGTGGACCGTCGACGTCGTCAACGGCAAGAAGCGCACGGTCCGCGGCCTGCCCGTCTCCGGCGCCGCGGTCGCCCAGGCCGCCAAGCTCCTGCACCCGGAGGTCGCCGAGGTCGTCGACTCGATCCTGGAGTCGGTCCGCACCAGCCAGCGCGCCAAGGTCGAACAGCTCCAAGCCGAACTCGAACAGGCCCGCAAACTACTCGACGAGCTGACCGACTGAGGATTCCGCGCCGGAATGACAAGAGCTCTTCGTGATCCCGGTGCGCGAGCTCTTCGTGATCCCGGTGCGCGAGCTCTTCGTGATCCCGGTGCGCGAGCTCTTCGTGATCCCGGTGCGCGAGCTCTTCGTGATCCCGGTGCGCGAGCTCTTCGTGATCCCGGTGCGCGAGCTCTTCGTGATCCCGGTGCGCGAGCTCTTCGTGATCCCGGTGCGCGAGCTCTTCGTGATCCCGGTGCGCGAGCCCTTCGTGATCCCGGTGCGCGAGCCCTTCGTGATCCCGGTGCGCGAGCCCTTCGTGATCCCGGTGCGCGAGCCCTTCGTCATTCCGGTGCGCGAGCTCTCCGTCATTCCGGCGCGTTGGCCCTCCGTCATCCCGGCGCGCTTTTGGCCATCCCGGCGCGCTTTTGGCCGGGACCTAGACCGCCTGTTCGCGGGGCCAGCGGCAGTGGGACAGGTCGGTGTGCCCGCGGTGGCGGACGTCTTCGTGGAAGGCGTAGCCCAGCGAGTACTCCTTGGCGTGGTACATCGCCGAATCGGCCTCGCGGA contains:
- a CDS encoding oxygenase MpaB family protein, whose amino-acid sequence is MNPTVASPAIPRRHPDSPRKVPGLRPFALLMGIGKPSPRQWRVLGEALLVGDEPMDRLVDWMCAEGSDRTRPLFERALHAGIASVPEAPEPLREFFVRYETVPEWVDWAKIRRAERVFRAGGADGLYIARDVALLGGYLASGFNKTLVRTGALEKGPAKRFAETLQWALDVSSEEGMRPLGPGYRSTIRVRLIHAFVRRHVAALPDWDTAEWGVPINQTDMAATLVGALISPFVGAMPMGIVPTRADLDAAAHLTRYVGWLIGVRDEWLPNGFRDAVRLLYHCMTAITNPDETTLQLAMPMGDDPLGWHFRSMPGLRGRIARAQHLSIASAFLGPQAMRRLGLPAYMPPWYPLLRIPVNLAHSGAALLLPGGADRAAARGRREQEEFLRLLVGDEQAVIGESVRHVSDAA
- a CDS encoding DUF6319 family protein — translated: MSSRRTKPQPLSDTEIRQIAADIAGGRPPMVWFTAAAVGIPEGRSGKVVALGEPSEGDFLQVRPTGSKDVLSFSPTEVTLTKPARRQPAAAAKSSTAKKTTATRKDTAVTMPPTVHTPAPTPEPAKPAAAEPNSPAKPADAAPKPAAKPSGAAPKPAKSAAARKPKAPEVTVTLSGTTEGEWTVDVVNGKKRTVRGLPVSGAAVAQAAKLLHPEVAEVVDSILESVRTSQRAKVEQLQAELEQARKLLDELTD